Proteins from a genomic interval of Benincasa hispida cultivar B227 chromosome 7, ASM972705v1, whole genome shotgun sequence:
- the LOC120081412 gene encoding homeobox protein knotted-1-like 6, translating into MEEMYGLQSTAEYSDKALMSPENLILPPDYHSLLVSSGEFRDRIPVFGSNELLSAAASVISEAEAASITPEIQREEDMVNVIKAKISSHPTYPRLLDAYIDCQKVGAPPEIAHLLEGIRQESDLCNRHAATTCLGVDPELDEFMETYCDMLVKYKSDLKRPFDEATTFLNKIELQLSNLCNGAFSRSLSDDGAVSSDEELSGGEMEVVEAEAQTKGENRDLKDKLLRRFGSHISTLKLEFSKKKKKGKLPKEARQTLLQWWDVHYKWPYPTEADKVALAERTGLDQKQINNWFINQRKRHWKPSENMQFEGMDGLSSGRFFRED; encoded by the exons ATGGAAGAAATGTACGGTTTGCAATCCACGGCGGAGTATTCAGATAAGGCCTTGATGTCGCCGGAGAATCTGATTCTTCCACCGGATTATCACAGCCTTCTCGTGAGTTCTGGAGAGTTTCGTGATCGGATTCCGGTGTTTGGATCCAACGAACTGCTTTCCGCAGCAGCATCGGTGATTTCGGAAGCTGAAGCAGCATCGATCACGCCGGAAATTCAACGTGAAGAAGATATGGTGAACGTGATCAAAGCTAAAATTTCTTCTCATCCTACTTATCCTCGTTTGCTCGATGCCTATATTGACTGCCAAAAG GTAGGGGCGCCTCCGGAGATTGCACATTTGTTAGAAGGAATCCGTCAAGAAAGCGACCTTTGTAACCGTCACGCTGCCACCACGTGCTTGGGCGTCGACCCCGAGCTCGATGAATTTATG GAAACGTACTGCGATATGTTGGTGAAGTACAAATCAGATCTCAAAAGGCCTTTCGACGAAGCAACTACGTTCTTGAACAAAATCGAACTGCAACTTAGTAACCTCTGCAATGGCGCCTTCTCCAGAAGCCTTTCCG ATGATGGTGCTGTCTCGTCGGATGAAGAGTTGAGCGGTGGCGAGATGGAAGTTGTGGAGGCGGAGGCTCAAACCAAAGGCGAGAACAGGGATCTCAAGGACAAGCTTCTACGTAGATTTGGGAGTCATATTAGTACCCTAAAATTGGAGTtctcaaagaagaagaaaaagggaaaattacCAAAAGAAGCTAGGCAAACACTTCTTCAATGGTGGGACGTTCACTATAAATGGCCATATCCTACG GAAGCGGATAAGGTTGCATTGGCAGAGAGAACGGGGCTTGATCAAAAGCAAATTAACAATTGGTTCATAAATCAGCGAAAACGCCATTGGAAGCCATCAGAGAATATGCAATTTGAAGGAATGGATGGGCTTTCTTCTGGTAGATTCTTCAGAGAAGACTGA